In Acidobacteriota bacterium, a single genomic region encodes these proteins:
- a CDS encoding TlpA family protein disulfide reductase: MNPAESAKRKTLLLVVVGVAALALMAFAMVQSRDTVSVAPVTIDVEINPNITIRTLEDLAPDIGGDENVAPNFELVLANGDLFNLYDFLETDGRPVFLNLWASWCGPCRAEMPDIDAAFARYPGVMFLGVAVNDDLGEAQAFIEEIGISYPIAYDTRDIVANTYPPVGMPATYIISSEGIIVETVFGQLAESDIDRLLAPVIGP, from the coding sequence GTGAACCCCGCCGAATCCGCAAAACGCAAGACGCTGTTGCTCGTGGTCGTTGGTGTGGCGGCGTTAGCGCTGATGGCGTTTGCCATGGTTCAGTCGAGAGACACCGTGTCGGTCGCGCCGGTGACGATCGATGTGGAGATCAACCCCAACATCACCATTCGGACCCTGGAGGACCTCGCACCCGACATCGGGGGTGACGAAAACGTCGCACCAAATTTCGAACTTGTCCTAGCCAACGGAGATCTCTTCAATCTCTACGATTTCCTTGAGACAGATGGACGGCCAGTGTTCCTCAATTTATGGGCCTCATGGTGCGGTCCGTGCAGAGCCGAAATGCCCGATATCGACGCAGCGTTCGCCCGGTACCCCGGCGTGATGTTCCTCGGTGTCGCTGTGAACGACGATCTCGGCGAGGCACAAGCCTTCATCGAGGAGATCGGCATCAGCTACCCGATCGCCTACGACACGCGTGACATCGTGGCGAACACTTACCCACCCGTCGGGATGCCGGCAACATACATCATTTCGAGCGAGGGCATCATCGTCGAAACGGTGTTCGGCCAACTCGCCGAATCAGACATCGATCGACTGCTCGCACCGGTCATCGGTCCCTGA